One Longimicrobiales bacterium genomic window, GCACCTGGGACTACCTTCAGCTTCCGTAGGACTGCATCCCGCAGGGTAGGCAGCAGGGCCGCCCGTCACGCGGTTGCCTGCGGGCGGCGCTGCCTCTGATCGGGCACGCAGCAAGCGGAGGACGAAGCGTCGCTTCCAGAAGGAGCGGCGGACAGCACTCACGAAAGGCGGCTGAGTTGGTGGATCGGATACGCGTGCTGATCACCGGGCGGGTACAGGGCGTCGGGTATCGAGCCTGGGCAGTTCACCAGGCGCGCAAGCTCGAGGTGCGTGGCTGGATCCGCAATCGGGCGGACGGGGCGGTGGAGGCAGAGGTCGCGGGCGACCCGGATGCGGTGGCGCGCATGCGTGATCTGCTTGCACAGGGTCCTCCCCTCGCGCACGTCGATCGGCTGGTCGATGAGCAGCCGGGCATCGAGTCGTTACCGGAGACGTTTCAGACGGTGTGGTGACCCTTCCATGACGTGACGTGCGTGCGCACGCACGGTCTCGACTCACTGGCAGCATCGTGCAGCGCCGCTCAGCGCCGGCTCGAGGGATCCTCGTGCCGGCGTCGCTGCATGTTCGACACAATGCGATCTGCCAACACCTGGCTGTGGCGGTAAAGCGAGCTGCCCACGACGATCGCACCGCCAAGGCCAAGCACCATCGCGATGCGTGCATCACCGCCAAGTCCGTTGCGCATGAGAAAGGCCGTCTCAGCTACGTGGAGGGCAAGCTGCAGACTGGCCACTGCCACCAGCGTCACTGCAAGAGCCCGAATGCCGATGAGAATCACGGGACCTGGACGTGTCATCGAAGACCTCGAGGGTACGTGTGCGCCGTGAACACCAGAGTTCGCCGTCGATGGACGTGTCTCGACAGCCGGGGATGTAATTTCACCACGTCCTGCTGTACGCTGCTTCGGCCGGCCATTCCCGACCAGTCAGAATCTCCATGATTCGAACGAACACGCCAGACCGAACGCGCCTGCGTGGTCCGACTGAAACATGCGACGGTTCGTCGCTTCCCGATTAGCCTGATTCCATTCCTCCGCGCAAAGACGTACTACGGCATTTCGCCCAAACGAAAACGGACCGGCCACCGAAGCACCCGATCCGTTCTCCGCGTCCTCAGCGCCTCGGCGGTGAAGACAATCCGCTATTTACGCGAAGCATGCCATTTCTTGCGCTCGCGCATCAGCTGGAACTGCTGCGGAATCGACGCGACGTTCTGCGCGACGTAGTACAGGTTCAACCCCGACGCGAAGCGCAGGAAGATTACCGTCATGAAGATGGGCATGAAGTACATCATCATCTTCATCTGCGGGTTCTCGAGATGCGCCGGCGTCGACTTCATCGTGATGAACTGCTGCAGGAACATCGTCGCGCCGAGCAGCACCGGCAGGATGTAGAGCGGATCGAAGCGTGACAGGTCCGGCAGCCAGAGGAACTCGACGCCGCGGAACTCGATCGTGCCCTGGAAGACGAAGAACAGCGCGATCAGCACCGGGAACGGGATGAGCAGCGGCAGGCAGCCGCCGAGCGGGTTGAAGCCCTCCTTGTAGAGCTTCATCATTTCCCGCTGCATCACCTCCGGGTTCGCCTTGTACTTCTCCTGGATCTCCTTGATGCGCGGCTGCAGCTCCATGTTCTTGAGCTGTGCACGCATGGAGCGCGCGTTGAGCGGCCAGAGCAGCAG contains:
- a CDS encoding acylphosphatase; protein product: MDRIRVLITGRVQGVGYRAWAVHQARKLEVRGWIRNRADGAVEAEVAGDPDAVARMRDLLAQGPPLAHVDRLVDEQPGIESLPETFQTVW